One Lycium barbarum isolate Lr01 chromosome 5, ASM1917538v2, whole genome shotgun sequence genomic window carries:
- the LOC132640188 gene encoding CASP-like protein 4C2, translated as MMTPSPRSRNQSQFHSTVSLQKNRRFNVLILIFRFAAFCFSFASAIFMFANSHGSDSGSGSGSLWWYHFDAFRFVAIAAAIVALYSLFEVGASVWEISRGATVFPEVVQVWFDFSHDQVFAYMLLSADSAGAALARTLRERDTCTANNAFCIQSDISIALGFVGFMFLGFSSLLSGFRVVCFILNGSRFHM; from the exons ATGATGACTCCATCACCCCGGTCTAGAAATCAATCTCAGTTCCACTCAACCGTTTCATTGCAAAAAAACCGGCGGTTCAATGTTTTAATACTTATTTTCCGGTTCGCTGCTTTTTGTTTCTCTTTTGCTTCTGCTATTTTCATGTTTGCTAACTCTCACGGTTCTGATTCCGGTTCGGGTTCCGGTTCACTTTGGTGGTACCACTTTGATGCGTTCAG GTTTGTGGCTATTGCTGCTGCTATTGTGGCATTGTATTCACTGTTTGAAGTTGGAGCTTCGGTTTGGGAAATTTCAAGAGGCGCCACTGTTTTTCCCGAAGTTGTCCAAGTTTGGTTCGATTTTAGCCATGATCAG GTTTTTGCATACATGTTATTGTCGGCAGATTCGGCGGGAGCGGCTTTAGCTCGGACGTTAAGAGAGAGGGACACGTGTACGGCTAATAATGCATTCTGTATACAATCAGATATCTCAATCGCATTGGGCTTTGTGGGTTTTATGTTCTTGGGCTTTTCTTCTTTGTTGTCGGGTTTTCGGGTTGTCTGTTTCATACTTAACGGGTCTCGTTTTCATATGTAA
- the LOC132640187 gene encoding uncharacterized protein LOC132640187, whose translation MGDLPCPPYPNQRLEARIISREKLPKICLVASATKHFSAKTLKCITKVKQSVQTSGFAGDAVIFLATTAVLEIVRRLSKARCPFIWSGLQALQVFCFPPFKWIQKWAPLKPLVKQLQKLSRPMLLLSIATVFSDQSSSAGETTPNDDSQAYPQTRSHDEVQDGQPERWLLELHKELRDEGISVPERLNDDELRQFYAAANGDFAKLLSSVKKTIKWRQGDTILSPEELEAWSPFIFWHGHDANRRPCLIIRLGLACSNLRFNGKSLLIKAVVSQIEHGILRLVNVEHPQITVLMDCEGLSPFGFPINMMRSCAVLLQDHYPNRLSSLIIVRLPQVAQFLMQTFLQVLKPATRQKVRIIGRNHLEFLSNHLDSVPPFLGGNCSCSKCSGRSNGEGKSEEATRTEPTRDHVNKSDELTRTELAPDHMNDSPEFNQHSVSHTNGYKGELIKIIIIGILMVWIFVAVIVAMHYPERLPLLH comes from the exons ATGGGAGACTTGCCATGTCCACCATATCCTAACCAAAGATTGGAGGCGCGGATAATTAGCAGGGAAAAGCTACCGAAGATTTGTTTAGTTGCGTCTGCTACAAAGCACTTCTCTGCAAAGACTTTGAAATGTATAACTAAAGTGAAACAAAGTGTACAGACTAGTGGTTTTGCTGGTGATGCTGTCATATTTTTGGCTACCACTGCTGTTCTAGAGATTGTGCGTAGGCTGAGCAAAGCTAGATGTCCTTTTATTTGGAGCGGTTTGCAGGCCCTGCAAGTTTTTTGTTTTCCACCGTTTAAGTGGATCCAGAAGTGGGCCCCTTTGAAGCCACTGGTCAAACAGTTGCAA AAATTGTCTAGGCCAATGCTATTGCTCTCAATTGCAACAGTTTTCTCTGATCAGTCATCATCTGCGGGAGAAACAACACCAAATGATGATTCTCAAGCATATCCACAAACAAG ATCTCATGATGAAGTACAGGATGGTCAACCTGAAAGATGGTTGCTAGAACTCCATAAGGAACTCAGGGATGAGGGTATTAGTGTACCTGAGAG GTTGAATGATGATGAGCTTCGCCAATTTTATGCTGCTGCAAATGGTGATTTTGCAAAGTTGCTTTCATCAGTTAAGAAGACCATTAAATGGAGGCAGGGTGACACGATTCTTTCGCCAGAAGAGCTTGAGGCTTGGTCTCCTTTCATTTTTTGGCACGGCCACGATGCCAATCGACGGCCTTGCCTCATCATTCGCCTTGGACTTGCTTGCTCCAACCTGAGATTCAATGGCAAATCTCTCTTGATAAAAGCAGTTG TTTCGCAGATTGAGCACGGTATTCTGAGATTGGTCAATGTGGAACATCCTCAAATTACTGTCTTGATGGACTGTGAAGGACTCTCTCCATTTGGTTTTCCCATAAACATGATGAGATCTTGCGCTGTGTTATTGCAAGATCATTATCCTAATCGTCTGAGCTCTTTGATTATAGTACGGCTCCCTCAAGTTGCCCAATTTCTAATGCAAACTTTCCTTCAG GTGCTTAAACCCGCCACACGCCAAAAAGTGAGGATTATTGGGAGAAACCATCTAGAGTTTCTATCCAATCACCTCGATTCAGTCCCTCCGTTTCTTGGTGGAAACTGCTCGTGCTCAAAATGCTCAGGCCGGAGCAATGGAGAAGGTAAATCCGAGGAAGCCACGAGGACAGAACCAACACGTGATCATGTGAATAAATCCGATGAGCTCACTCGGACAGAACTAGCCCCTGATCATATGAATGATAGCCCCGAGTTT
- the LOC132640189 gene encoding ubiquitin-conjugating enzyme E2 7, with protein MASASPSQGSLLLQKQLKDLCKKPVDGFSAGLVDESNLFEWSVTIIGPPETLYDGGFFNAIMSFPQNYPNSPPTVRFTSEVWHPNVYSDGKVCISILHPPGDDPNGYELASERWSPVHTVESIMLSIISMLSSPNDESPANVEAAKEWRDNRDEFKKKVSRCVRRSQEWT; from the exons ATGGCTTCAGCTTCTCCTTCGCAAGGTAGTCTCTTACTTCAGAAACAACTCAAAG ATCTCTGTAAAAAACCAGTTGATGGATTTTCAGCTGGTTTGGTTGATGAAAGCAACTTATTCGAATGGAGTGTCACCATTATTGGACCCCCGGAAACTTTATA TGACGGGGGTTTCTTTAATGCTATCATGAGCTTTCCTCAAAATTATCCCAACAGTCCGCCAACTGTTAGATTTACCTCGGAGGTGTGGCATCCTAATG TTTACTCTGATGGAAAGGTTTGCATCTCAATTCTTCACCCGCCTGGTGATGATCCGAATGGGTATGAGCTTGCTAGTGAGCGTTGGTCTCCCGTCCATACG GTGGAGAGCATAATGTTGAGCATCATATCAATGCTTTCAAGTCCTAATGATGAGTCTCCTGCTAATGTCGAAGCAGCT AAGGAATGGAGAGACAATAGAGATGAATTCAAAAAAAAGGTTAGTCGTTGTGTAAGAAGGTCTCAAGAATGGACGTAA